GCTGCCAGGGCGGCCAGGGCGCACCAGGTCGAGGCGAACGCCAGCCGCCACACCACCGCGCAGGCCGCGGCCCCCGCACCGACCAGCACGCCCAGGGTCCGCAGCGCCCGGTCACCGCTCAGCAGCAGCGCACCGACGGTCGCCACCAGATAGCCGGCGACCCAGAGGGGAGCCCACCGGAGCCCCACGGCGTACGCCAGCGTGTGGCCCCTGACCTGCACCGTCACCGGGTGCCGCAGCACGGCGACCACCAGCGGCACGGCCACCGCGCAGCCGAGCACCAGGAGCGGGCCGATCCGCCTGCGGCGGGCCCCGGGCCCGGTCGCGCACCAGACGCCGAAGGGCACCAGCACCGGGAGCAACGGCAGCGCCATCAGGGCCCACACCGTCCGGGCCGTCTGGGCCGCTCCCGGACCGATCCGCCCGTCCGTACCGAGCCAGACAGCCGCCTCGACCAGCTGGTGCAGCCCGAGCAGCAACGGCAGCGCCGCCAGCGGAAGCCGCCGCGGATCCCGCACCTGGAGCAGGCAGGCGACGCCCAGTCCGCCGACCACCGCGCCCGCGACCGCGTCCGCCCCGGCACTCCAGCACACCCGGCCCACCTCCGCCCACCCGCCCGGGACGGGCGGTCCGCCGACGGCCGGGTACGTGTCCCCCGGTCAGCCCAGGGTCGGCCTCCCCGGCCCACTCCGCTGCGCGGCGACGCCGGGCCGTGCTGACCGGTCACCCGTTCGGCCGCCATTCCCGGACCCGCCACGGGCCTCCACCCGGGGGTCGGGTCGCGTCACGTCGGCGTACGCAGCGGCATCGGCGTGCTGCGGCCGTCCACCTCCAGGAAGCAGGCCGGCTCACCGTGCGCCCGGCCGGGCAGCTCGACCCGGGCGCTGACCGGCTTCGGCGGTTCCGTCGGCAGCGCCGCCGACAGCAGGCGGACGTCCGCCCGGTGCCCGTGCTCCCGCTCCCGCGCGACCTCCTTGCCGTTCACCAGCATCTCCAGCTCGCGAACAACCCCGAGCCGTACGGTCACCGTGACCGAGTGCCCGTCGTGCTCCCGGTGGAAGTGGTACTCGCGGCTCATGGCAGCCCTCCGTCCCTCCGGCCCGGCCCGACCCCGCGGCCGGCCTTCCATCGTGGCACCGGAAGCGCCGGAACGGCGTCCCGATGCCGTTCCCCGGCGCTCAGCCCGGCGCGCGCCCGGTCCGCACGTCTGCGCGGCTCCGTGGGTCCGGGGCCGGTCGGCGGCAATTCCGTTGCTTTGGCCCTGCTCGACCCGTCGGGAGGTCCGCGCCGTCGTCCTGGCCGAGGTCGGCACCCGCGCACTGCTGGACGCCGAGATCGGCCTCGCGCTGCCGCCGGCCCGCTCAGTCGGCCTCGACGACCTGGTCATCGCAGGCCGCGGGTTCTGCTGGTCGGGGATCTGCGAAAGCGGCTCTGGCCGCGCTCCCGTGAAAGCCCAGGAAGACGTGCTGTCTTTCGGGATCGACGCGCGGCTGGAGAGCGTGTGCACCACCACATGGCGGCGAGAGCTGACGCCGGTGGCCGGATCATCCGGTGCGTGCGGGCCGAAATATCAAGGGCTGTGACGTCAACGTCAGGGCGTAGCCTCGCGGGTATGGTTCGCACCACTCCTCCGCGTCCGGTCGATGTCGGCGCGCATTTCCCGGAGCTCGCGCCGTTGGCCCGCACCGCTGTGCGGCTGCACCCTCGCGCGGGCAGTCCCACAGCAGCGGACAGTTCGATCGGTGGCCCGCTGCTGTGGCCGTCCGAAGAGCCGTGGCCCGTGTGCCCGGACCATGCCGGTCCCACCCACCGCGGCACAACGCCGGACAATGTCCGGCTGCGGAGAGGGCTTTACGCCCGGAGAGCACGGCGAGGCGAGGATGTGAGCGCCATCCTCAGGCGTATCCCGTACGAGGAAGAGATTGCCCAGAACGGCCCGCTCCCGATGCTGCCGGTGGCTCAGCTCTACGCCGCGGACGTCCCCCTGCTCCCGCGGCCGGACGGCGCCGACCTCTTCCAGTTTCTCTGGTGCCCTTTCACCGATCACGCCGAGGGCTATGCGCCCCGGATCGTGCTGCGCTGGCGCACGGCTGCCGATATCCGTGACCCGCTCGCAGCCGCCCCGCAGCCCTCGGTGATCGGCAGCCCCGGCAATCTTCTGCCGGACCCGTGCGTGCTGCACCCCGAGACCGTCACGGAGTACCCCAACTCCTTCGAGCTACCGCGCGACCTGAGGGAGCGGATCGATGCCTGGGAGAGCCGGCACGGGGTGGACTACCACGGTGAACTCAGCGTTGCTCCGGGCTGCAAGGTCGGCGGGCACGTCCATTGGGAGGTGATCGGACCGGTTTCCATCGTGTGCGCCGAGTGCGGTTCAGACGTCCGTCCCCTGCTGACCATTGACAGCTATGACTGGGACGGCGAGGCGCCCAGCTGGCGGCCGATCGAGGAATTCGACGCCGAACTCCCGGACGACATCACCCCCGCCTGGTCCACAAAGCTCTACATCAGCCGCGGCTACAGCCTTCAGCTGTACACCTGCGAGACTTCCTGGGACCACCCTCACGTGCAGAAGGTGCAGTGACGCGAAATCGCCCGTCCCCGTAGGGTCCGGCGTGGATGGTCTTCGTCGGCCCCACTCGGACGGTCTGTCCGGCCCCGGCCCTCGAACGGTCAATGGGATGACTGCCTCGCCTGCTACCGGCGAGCAGTACTCGGGCAGCCGCTAGCGCTGAGATGGATCACGGTGTGAGGCTGTAGCACGGCCGGCGATGACAGCCTCGGTGCGGACACGCTCGTCAAACGGACCGCCGTTGGGAGCGAAGGTGTTCAGGGTCTGTCGGAGGTCATGCTCGAAGGCCGCCCGGTCGGGGCCGAGTGCGGCCGGGCTGGTGAAGCTGTAGGAGAGCTGAAGGCCGACGACCTCGTCCACGCTGCGGCTGACCGTCCGGTCCCAGCGGACCTCCTCGATCCGGGAGAACGGCGAGCGGAGCAGGACCTCCTGGTGACGCACGTCGGGGTACCCGGCCGGCCCGGATCCCTGCAGGCGTTCCGGATCCAGATGCCGTAGGCGGACCTCCTCGACCGCACGCAGCCAGGGCGGCGGTTCGAGGTCGTCGTGCCGGGCTCCGCAGGTCGCCAGTACCACCGCACCCCCGGGCTCGATCAGGGTGTCCAGGTCGCGCAGCAGCCGTTCCCGGTCCGTCCAGTGGAACGAGGCTCCCATCACCGTCAGCAGCACCGGTCCCACGTCCATCGCGAGAAGCGTGTCGGAGCTTCCGAGTCGCCAGTCGATATCGCTCACCCCTGCCCTGGCGGCGAGCCGGCGGCCCTCGGCGAGCATGGCAGGCTCCGGATCGACGGCGATCACCGTGCGCAGGAGGGGAGCCAGCGGCAGTGCGAGAGCCCCGCTGCCCGCCCCCAGGTCCAGCACGCGCTGGGAGCCGTCCAACGAAAAGCGCCGGCCGAGCAGGGCGAACAGGCGGGGATCGTACGCGGGCCGGAACCTCGCGTAGTACGGAACTGTCGAGGCAAACAACCCACCGGGCGAGGGCTTCACAGCTCCATTGAAGACCACCCGCCGGCGCGGGCCGATTGCGGCGACGACCGGACCGGCGGTCGGCCCGGTCGGTTCCGGTGTCCGCGACGCCGGACCAGAGGGTGGCGGCCACGTCCTTGGGGGTGATGTCTCCAGCGGTCAGCCGGGCTGCCAGATGGTGGAGCAGGCACCGTTCAGCCGTTTCGCCGTCCGGGACCGGGACGCGGAGTTCGCCCATGGCCTCCCGAAGAGCAACGACCTTGCCCGGTCAGCGGGGGCGGACCCGGGCGGCGAGGACGGCGATGTCGTCCTCGGCGGCTCGCGGGGCCAGTTCGTGCAGCACCGCGTCGAGCAGTCCGTCCAGGCTGCCCGCCACGGGCAGGTGGAGCCCGGCGAGCCGGGCGAGCGAGTCGTCGATGTCCTCCCCGCGCCGCTCCACCAGACCGTCGGTGTACAGCAGTACGACCTCGTCGGGGTTGAGCGTGCCGACGGCCGGTTCGTAGCCGCCGACACCGGTCCCGAGCGGCGGGCCGGTCGGGATCCGGACGAGTTCGGTCGGCCGTCCGGGGGCGATCAGTGCCGGGGGCAGGTGCCCCGCACTCGCGTAGGTGCACCGGTTGCGGGCGGGGTCGGCCAGGGCCAGCAGGCAGGTGGCCGGCCGGGCCGACTCGTTCTCCGAGATGAGCGCATCCAGCTGCCGGAGGATGCGATGCGGGGGCAGGTCGGCGCCGGCCACGTAGCGGAGCATCGACCGGTAGTCGCTCATGTCGACGGCAGCCTCCACGCCGTGGCCCATCACATCCCCGATCACCAGCAGCGTGCGGCCGAACGGCAGGCGCACGGCCTCGAACCAGTCGCCGCCGACCACCGAGCTGGTGCCGGAGGGCAGGTAGCGGGAGGCCAGGTCCAGGTTGGGGTGCGGGTTGCCCGGCTCGGCGAGCAGGGCCCGCTGGAGCTCCAGGGTGATGCCCTGGGAACGCGCGTAGTGGCGGGCGTTGTCGATGGCCACGGCGGCCCTGCGGGCGAGGTCCTGCGCCAGCTCGATGTCGCCCGCCGAGAACTCGGGGGTGCCTGCCGTCCGCATGAGTGTCAGCACGCCGATCGGTTTGTCCCGGGCCACCAGCGGAACGGCGAGCACGGCGCGGAGCCCGGCCCGGAGGCAGACCTCGCCCTCGGCGTCGGGACGTCCGGGCCGGCCCCGCTCGCGGCCGGGGCCGCCGTCGCCGGCGCGGCCGTCCGTCCCCCGCGCGGACTCCACGGGGAGGAGTCCGCTGCCGCGGCACCGAGGTCGGCCGGCACGGGCCGGCGCTCGGCAAGACTTCTCGCCGCGGCCGAACCCGCCCGGTGCCGCACGGGCTCGCCCGGGTTGGCGAGCGCGGCCGTCGGGCCGCCGAGCGCCGGAACGCGGGCGAGCCCGGCCCGGTGGAGACGCCCGGCCGCGGACAGCCCGGATGCCGACGGTCCGGCTGCTCCCGATCCCGGCTCGGTGATCGGCAGGACGTCGACGGTGGCGAGTTCGGACAGCCGCGGGACGGCGAACCGGGCGAGTTCCGCGCAGGTGGTGTCCATGTCGAGGGTGGTCCCGACCTCGGCGGTCGCCGCGTCCAGCAGGGTGATCCGGCGCCGGGCATGCCGGAGGTCCGCGGCCGGGTCGGTCGCCGTTCCGGCTGCCGCCCCGGTCGCGGCCGCGCCAGTAAGCATGTCGGCGGGCGCGTCCGCCACCAGGACGACGCCGAGCCCCAGCGCCCGTCCGCGCTCCGTCAGCCGGTGGCAGGTCCCGGTCGCCCCGGTGTTCCCGGCATCCCCGGTCCGACCCGTCGCCCCGGCCGGGCCCGGTGGTCCGGTGCGGACGTGGAACCGGCGGGTGCGGCCGTCGGCGAGTACCGACCGCAGGAGCTCCTGGATCTCGGCGGCGGCCAGCGGTGGGAGGTCCTCGGATGCCAGGCCGACCACGCCCTCGGGCGTCTGCTGTCCGGCCATCCGGGCGAAGGCGTGGTTGGCCTCGCGCACCCGTAGGTCCCCGCCCAGTACGGCGCCGCCGGCGTCGCTGTCGTCGAGCAGGGACGGCAGGAGGCCGGGCGCCGTCCGCGGTCGCCGGACAGGGGTTCGCGCGGGCCCTGCGGTGTCCGGTTTCACGATTCCGGGGGCCACCGCCGACCGCCTCGTCCAGCGCCGTCCGATGTGCATGATGTCACCATGATTCACGCCGCCGGGGGTGGCCCGCACGCGGGGTGGGTATCGGGGCTGCCGGCAGCCGGGCCGGAGCCCTCCATATCTGGGAGCGCTCCCATCTGACGCGTGCGAAGCACGCTGTGCGTGTCGAAGAGGTGCCGGATTCGGGGGCCCCGAACAGCTTCGACCGTTCACTGTTCATCCGCTCCGGCCTCGCCGGATGGCCGATTCCGGCCTCAACTGGCCCGCAGACTTCACGACATGAAGTCTGTCGGGCATATTGACGTGCCGTTCGCTCTCTGGCTTGATGATGGGCGATCCCGCCGCCATGCCCGCCCCCTGCGGGAGGGGAACGGCATGGCGACGTGGGAGCGCTCCCGCCCAGCTGGCCGCGGTCCGCCGCAGGGAACGGCGGCCGGGCCGGCCGTGCGGGGCGCGGCTTCGCGGTTCGCATACCAGCTCTCGTACCACGCACGACCCGGAACGCCCCCACCCGTCCGGCACCCGCGTCCGCATGCCCGGGCGCGGCCCGTCGGACTGCTTCCAGAGAGGACGAGACCATGCGCCTTCGGCTGCACCTCCGGCCACATCTCCCCGCCCGGCTCCGCCTGCAACGACGCCTCGTGCGCCGGCTCGGCCGAAGCGCTGCGGCCTTCGCCGCGGCGGCGGCGATCGTTGCCGCGCCCTTGGGCCTGCAGGCGGCGCACGCCGCCACCCCCGCACCGGCTGCGGCTGCCGCGACGGCTGCGGCCGGTACCGGCTACTGGCACACCAGCGGGCGCCAGATCCTGGACGAGGCCGGCCAGCCCGTCCGGATCGCGGGCATCAACTGGTTCGGCTTCGAGACCGGCAACTACGTGGCCCACGGCCTGTGGAGCCGCGACTACAAGAGCATGATCGACCAGATGAAGTCGCTCGGCTACAACACCATCCGGCTGCCGTACAGCGACGACATCTTCAAGGGCACCGCCCCGGCCAGCATCAACACGTCCGGCGGCATGAACGCCGACCTGGTGGGCCTGGACTCGCTCGGCGTCATGGACAAGATCGTCAACTACGCCGGGACGGTCGGCCTCAAGGTCATCCTCGACCGGCACCGTCCGGACTCCGGCGGTCAGTCGGCGCTCTGGTACACCGCCTCCGTGCCGGAGAGCACCTGGCTCGCCGACCTGAAGACGATCGCCGCCCGCTATGCGGGCAACTCCGCCGTGGTCGGCATCGACCTGCACAACGAGCCGCACGACCCGGCCTGTTGGGGTTGCGGCGACACCTCCGTCGACTGGCGGCTGGCCGCCCAGCGCGGCGGCGAGGCGGTGCTCTCGGCCAACTCCAAGCTGCTGATCTTCGTCGAGGGGATCCAGACCTTCAACGGCAGCTCCTACTGGTGGGGCGGCAACCTCCAGGGCGCCGGCCAGTACCCCGTCCAACTGAGCGTGCCCAACCGGGTGGTGTACTCCGCGCACGACTACGCGACGAGCGTGGCCCAGCAGACCTGGTTCTCCGACCCGTCCTTCCCCGCCAACATGCCCGGCATCTGGGACAAGAACTGGGGCTACCTCTTCAACCAGAACATCGCGCCCGTCTGGGTCGGCGAGTTCGGCACCACCCTGCAGGCCACCGTGGACCAGACGTGGCTGAAGGCGCTCGTCCAGTACCTGCGGCCCACCGCGCAGTACGGTGCCGACTCGTTCCAGTGGACCTTCTGGTCGTGGAACCCCAACTCCGGTGACACCGGCGGCATCCTGAACGACGACTGGACGACGGTCAACACCGTCAAGGACGCCTACCTGGCGAGCATCAAGGCACCCGGGTTCGGTGGCACGACCGGTGGTGGTGGCGGCGACACCCAGGCGCCGACGGCCCCGACCGGCCTCGCCGTGACCGGCACGACCTCGACCGGTGTCTCGCTGTCCTGGACGGCGGCCACCGACAACGTCGGCGTCACCGGGTACGACGTCTACCGCGGCACCACCAAGGTCGGCACGGCCACCGGCACCACCTACACCGACAGCGGGCTGACGGCCGCCACCGCGTACAGCTACTCGGTGCGGGCCCGCGACGCGGCCGGCAACGTCTCCGCCGTCTCGGCGTCGGTGACCGCCACCACCGCGTCCGCCGGGGGCAGTTCCGGCTGCACCGCGACGGTGAGCCTGAACGACTGGGGCAGCGGCCTGACGGCCACGGTCACCGTCACCAACACCGGCACCCGGCCGACCACCGGCTGGCAGGTCGCCTGGACGTGGCCGTCCGGCCTGACCGTCACCAGCAGTTGGAGCGCCACGGTCGTCCAGACCGGACAGAACATCAGCGCCACCAACCTGTCGTACAACGGGGCGCTCGCGCCCGCGGGTTCGACCAGCTTCGGTGTCCAGGCCACCCGGACGGTGTCCGGTGCCGCGGCGGGTGCCACCCCCAGCTGCACCGCCACCTCCTGACCCGCGGTGCACGGCGGCGCCCAGGGCCCGCCGTGCACCCGGCCCAACCCGCCGCCGCCCGGGCACCCGCTTTCCCGGGCGGCGGCGCCTCTGCGATGATCCCCGCACGGGACGGCGGACGGCACCGGGCGGAGGCGGCCATGCGGGACGGCGGGGACAACCGAGGGAGCGGCCTTCCGGCCACGTTCCGCCCGGTCCGCGGCGGCGGTGCCGTGCAGCAGAGGCTCTTCGACCCCGCCCTCAAGCAGTTCGCCGAAGCCTTTCGCCCCAGTGACCCGCGGTTCCCCGATCCGGCCGCGGACGAGGCCTGGCGCGCGGCGCGGCGGGCGGCCCTGGACGTGGTGCTGGCCGCCGTCGCCGGCAACGGCCGGGCGGATGCGCCGGTGCTCCGCGGCAGCGTCCTGCTCCGCACCTGGTACGGCGCGGCCGCGCGCGAGCCCGGAGACCTCGACTTCGTCGTCCCCGGCGACTGCGACCCGCACGGCAGCAGGACGGCTGCCCTGCTGGACGCGGTCGCCGACGGGGCCGAGGCGGCGTCCACCGGCGCCGTGCGGTTCGCCGCCCGGGACGCGGTGAGCGAGGACATCTGGACGTACGAGCGCGTCCCGGGACGGCGGTTGGTGCTGCCGTGGGAGGCCGAGGGGACGCCGGGCGGCGTTGTCCAGCTGGACTTCGTGTTCGGTGAGTACCTGCCGGTGCCGGCCGAGCCCGTCCGGCTCGACCCGCTCTCGGGCACCGGCACGGGTGTCACGCTTCCCGCGGTCACGCCGGAGCTTTCGCTGGCCTGGAAGCTGCTGTGGCTGGTGACGGACATGTATCCGCAGGCCAAGGACCTCTTCGACGCCGTGGTGCTCGCCGAGAACTGCACCCTGGGACGCGAGCTGCTCAGGGACGTCCTCGTCGACAGCGATCCCTACTACGCCTCGCATGAAGTCACGGCGGCCATGGTCGACGAGGCGGCCGCCGCCGTCGACTGGCGCTCCTTCGACACCGAGCACGGCGGGCTGCGGGCCACCGCGGGCGACCTGGCGGCCCGGCTGAACGCCGCCCTGGCCCCGACCTTCGCCGTGGCCGACCCCTCCGATGCCGTGTAGCGGGAGCTCCGCTCCATGGCCGTGGGCGCACGCCGGGTCGGACACCCCGGGTGTCGTCGGGCAGCTCGGGCAGTACCGCGGATGGGATGAGCCCAGGGCCGGAAGCACCCGGACCTCGCGTCGCACCAGGACGACCGGGCGGCACGCCCCCGGGATTCCCGGTCCCTGAACGGTGATCCACTCGTCCCGGCGCCGACGGGGCGCGGGTGATCCCCGTCGGCCGTCGCCGGCGTACGGACCGCAGCGCTTCGTGCAGGTCAGCGCAGGGCGAGGGTGAGGTAGGGCACGGTGTCGCCGGGCAGCAGGTCGCTGGCGACCTCGACGAATCCGCGGGCCCGGGCGAACTCCAGTCCGTCGTGGTTGGAGGCCAGGACGATCGTCTCGATCCCGTCGGCGGTGAGGTGTGCGGCCTGAGCCAGGGCGTGCTCGTACAGCGCGCGGCCGAGGCCCTGCCGTCGGTGGGCGGGCAGGATGCGGGCGATCACGGTGGCGGCGGGCGTCTCGTCGTCCGGCGGCCGCACCGTGGAGCAGCCCACCAGGGTATCGCCGAGGTGGGCCACGTCGAGCCGGTTGCGGCGGCTGCGGGCCCGCACGTCGTCGGCCGACAGCGGGTCGGTCGGGATGATCGTGTTGTGGACGTGCCGCCAGTCCGCGAGCAGGGCATCGCCGTCCGGCGCGTCGGCGTCCACGCGGGTGAAGCGGAGTTCGGTCATGGCAGCAGGAAAGCGCTGCCGGTCGCGGTCCGTCAACTGCATTGCGCCCGGTGGGCGGCAGCGCCGGGCCGCCGCGGAGCCGCAGGCGGGCGGGCGCCGCACGGGAGCAGCCCGTGCGGCGCCCGGGGCCGGTCCGGCGGGTGGGCCCGGACCGGCCAGGGGGAGTGGTGGGTGGGGGAGCCGGGCAGGAGCGACGGCGTGGTGTCAGTGTCCGTCGTTCACCGGGAGGTTGAAGCGCAGGGCGGGCGAGGCGTGGGCGGCCAGCGAGTGCGCCTGGTCGGCCCACCAGGCGCCGGCGGCGGGGTCGGCCGCTCCGTACTCGGGATCGGTGCCGCCGGTGGTGCCGCGGGTGCAGCTGCCGTCGGACTCGCCCGGTACCTTGACCCACAGGAAGGCGTCGAGCAGCGCGGTGTGCGTGTCCGCGGTGGGCCGGGTGCCGAGGCCGCGGCCGGGCGGGTTGCACCAGGTCTGGGCGTCCGGGTAGTCGGCGGTCGGAGTCCACGGTCCCTGGCCGTTGCGGCTGCTGTCGATGACGAAGTGCGGCAGCTTGGCGTCGGCGGGCACGTGGGCGGCGTACCAGGCGTCCGCATCCGCCTGCGGCCAGTACTGGTTGGCGCAGTCGTCGGGGGAGGCGCCGGCGGTGTTGGTCAGGTACCAGGTGCACTTGGCCACCTGGGTGCCGTAGCGCACCAGGTCGGCGTCCTTCTGGTAGTTGGAGACGTTGAGGAAGAAGCCCTGGGCCCGGTTCACGCCTCCGTCGACCAGGAGCCGGGCCATGGTGCCGGTGTTCTGCCAGGCGCTGTGGCCGGCGTCGAGGTAGACGGCGGCGTTGGGCTGGGCCACCAGCCGGTCGACGGCGCCGTTGATCTCGGCCAGCCGGTCGGTCTGCTGCTGGGCGGTGCCGCCGCAGAATGCGGGGCTGAGGGCCAGCCCGTCGGGCTCCAGGACGACCACCGTGCGGTGGTCGCCGATGCCCTGGGCGAGGGCGTCGACCCAGGCCGCGTACTCGGTGGCGTTGGAGGCGCCGCCGGCGGAGTACTGCGAGCAGTCGCGGCCGGGGACGTTGTACGCGACCGCGACCGGGACCTGCCGTTGGAGAGCGGCGCGGCTCTGCAGCCGGGCCATCGCAGTGGTGGTCTCGCCGGGTGTCGCCGTGCCGTTGAACCACTGGGCGACCGGGTACGAGGCCATCCGGGCCATCGCCAGGGCGTCGCCGTAGTCGCCGGCGCGGAGGTCGGTGGCGGCCTGGTGCACGGCCTTGCTGTCGAGGTCGACGTAGAAGCTGCTGCCGGGGGCCGGAGCCCGGTCGGCACCCGCGGTCGTCCGGGTGGACGCGTCGGCGGTCGCGGGGAGGCAGCAGACCGCGGCGGTGGCGAGCACGGCGCTCACGGCCGCGATACGACGGCTGGGGCGGGGGCGGGACACGTGCGGCTCCTAGGGTGGGGTGGCGCCGGAACGGTACGAGGGGAGCGCCGTCGGGGTGGAATCACACATGGGAGCGCTCCCATATCTGCGAGGCAGTTCTATTCCGCCACTGCCGCACCCGTCAAGGCTTTGCGCAGCCTTCGGGGCCTTCTCGACCTCCTCGGCCTGATCGGCCGCCCGGGTTTCGCGGCTTCCGCCACCCTTGCGCCAACTGACGGACCATCAGGCGGATGGTGTGCGCGCAGGGGCATGCCGCGGGCGTCCGGGCACGGGCGTCAGTCGGGCGGGCAGCACGGCGGCGCCGACCGGCTCGGTCGGCCGAAGCGGGCCAGACAGTGCCACACCCGCTTGAGCGCCTGCGGGTCGTGCCGTCCGGTGTTGGCGGCGTCGCCGAGGATCCGCGGGTCCAGCAGGCCGTCCTGGGCGATCCGGGCGCCGAGCGCGACGAACTCCGGCCCGCGGTAGTCGGGATGGCGCCGCAGGTGGTCCACGGTGAGCCGGAACCCGGGGTGCCACTCGACCGGGAACGGAAGCCGGCCGGCCGCCGTTTCGACGGCCGTGCCCCGGTGCCCGGGATCGAGGACCAGCGCCTCGACGTCGCCCGCGAGCCGCACGGGGCCGTGGACCTGGGCCTCGACGTAGTCGTCGAGGGTGTCCCGGTCGTCGGCCTCGGCCAGTGCGACGAGCGAACAGCGGTCGGCCACACCGAAGTCGGCAGGCTCGGCGGCGCTGTCCGGGTAGCAGAGGGTCGTCCGGGCGAGTGCCTCCGGACGCAGTCGGAGGTGTGCGGACCCGAACCGGGGTGCGGCCCCGAACGGGGAGCGGCGGAAGTCGAGGGCGCCGTAGACCGGCCGTTGGTGGGCGGCGGCGTTGTCGTAGGCGCCGCCGAAGATCCGGTTCTCCCAGCGCCACCGGTCGCCGCCCGGGTGGGCAGTGAGGCCGCCGTTGCTGGTCCCGGTGACGAACTGGGAGTGGTAGACGCCGTCGTCGGCCAGCCGCTCCAGGATCGGGCGGCCGTCGGCGGTGCGGTCCGGGTGGAAGTTCAGGGTGATCGACAGGGCCGGGTCGAGCGGGCCGCCGCGGGACAGCGACGCGACGTGCCGCAGGGCCCGCTCGTGCGGCGCGAAGGAGGTGTCGGCACTCATCGGCGCAGTATGCCGGAGGGCGCCGCGCCCGGCTGCCGATTTTCTCGGCCCTGCTCGGCCCTGCTCGGGCGTCCGTGCGGGCCGGGGAGCACGCGCCG
The Kitasatospora paranensis genome window above contains:
- a CDS encoding DUF3626 domain-containing protein is translated as MSADTSFAPHERALRHVASLSRGGPLDPALSITLNFHPDRTADGRPILERLADDGVYHSQFVTGTSNGGLTAHPGGDRWRWENRIFGGAYDNAAAHQRPVYGALDFRRSPFGAAPRFGSAHLRLRPEALARTTLCYPDSAAEPADFGVADRCSLVALAEADDRDTLDDYVEAQVHGPVRLAGDVEALVLDPGHRGTAVETAAGRLPFPVEWHPGFRLTVDHLRRHPDYRGPEFVALGARIAQDGLLDPRILGDAANTGRHDPQALKRVWHCLARFGRPSRSAPPCCPPD